One Chitinophaga parva DNA segment encodes these proteins:
- a CDS encoding DoxX family protein, translating to MSKFFSSKLAPNSVNTGLFIIRAIFGIFLCMHGWQKLTHFSEYASAFPDPLHVTHPVSLGLTIFAEFFCSALVVLGLFTRLAAVPVVICMTIVTYVINRHAPITGEGSQGHEMGILFLAAFTAILFAGGGRFSLDGLIRKK from the coding sequence ATGAGTAAGTTCTTCTCCTCCAAACTGGCTCCTAATTCTGTAAACACTGGGCTTTTCATTATCCGCGCCATCTTTGGCATTTTCCTGTGTATGCATGGCTGGCAGAAGCTGACGCATTTTTCTGAATATGCAAGTGCCTTCCCCGACCCCTTGCATGTGACACACCCGGTTTCGCTGGGACTTACCATCTTTGCTGAATTTTTCTGCAGCGCCCTCGTGGTGCTGGGATTGTTTACCCGCCTGGCCGCCGTGCCCGTGGTGATCTGCATGACCATTGTTACCTATGTGATCAACCGTCATGCGCCCATTACCGGCGAAGGGAGCCAGGGCCATGAAATGGGCATTCTCTTCCTGGCCGCATTCACCGCCATCCTGTTTGCCGGCGGTGGCCGTTTTTCACTGGATGGGTTGATCCGGAAAAAATAA
- a CDS encoding acyl-CoA thioesterase, with protein MFTSTTQIRVRYGETDQMGYLYYGNYALYYEVGRTDAIRSLGLTYREMEDMGIMMPVAEMYVKYIRPAFYDDLITVKTILKAMPDSHKIVFNSELYNEKGELLNVGTVTLAFIDAKTKRRASMPEAMRQRFLPFFTEEDQP; from the coding sequence ATGTTCACCAGCACTACCCAGATCCGCGTGCGGTATGGAGAAACAGACCAGATGGGGTATTTGTATTATGGCAATTACGCCCTGTATTATGAAGTAGGCCGTACAGACGCCATCCGCAGCCTGGGGCTTACTTACCGGGAAATGGAAGACATGGGCATCATGATGCCTGTGGCGGAAATGTATGTAAAGTACATCCGGCCCGCGTTTTACGATGACCTGATCACCGTGAAGACCATCCTCAAAGCCATGCCGGATTCGCATAAGATCGTTTTTAATTCAGAACTGTATAACGAAAAAGGAGAGCTGCTCAATGTGGGCACCGTAACCCTGGCCTTCATTGATGCAAAGACCAAGCGCCGGGCCTCCATGCCGGAAGCCATGCGCCAGCGTTTCCTGCCTTTTTTTACAGAAGAGGACCAGCCATGA